A single Clavibacter nebraskensis NCPPB 2581 DNA region contains:
- a CDS encoding pectinesterase family protein, with the protein MIRDSWLDGGIAVAQPWTDFAPNVWTDGRLAEHRNTGPAATINDKRPQLSASEALAQTPAAYLGGTDGWDPTGAPAEDAAPLAPAGLVAAPGAAQASLDWAESTESDVRAYRVYRDGQLVATTATSSATVTGLVNGTAYAFTVRAVDAAGQESPASASASATPALKVDATVHADGSGDYPTLQKAVDAAPGTGEWVVSVDPGTYAGTTTVATSNVVIVGSGATAADTVLTNGTATATLGITGSNITVRNLAIANTTATGNAPAVSMTGDKVLLAGTAISSAAGRAVFADTSTYTVAARQMITGSTIAGGNDVLLGRGSLVVHDTTISVRTNGTVLTPSTAENAKGFLLIGSRVDTTSATNVQLGRPYRAWADTFTPRSVGQAVVRDTVLGSGVKTSQPWGIGPASEPWTLGRFAEHANSGEGASQNANRPQLSPAESLGVTVAQWLGAPTWYPAVADPAAPADVTAPGAPADLVVTAGDASASLVWTASTAADIAGHRVYRSTTNPVAITPANLVGTVGTEPSFTDSGLANRTTYHYAVVAVDAVGNASAPATADARPVDTAPPAAPVGVVATGADGKVLLSWTANADPDIAGYDVYRDGEKLTGTPLTAPAFTDTGLVNDTAYAYTVTANDDTGLVSVASAVATGTPRAGDAVAPAAPARVTTELGRGSVTVRWTASPDQDVTRYDVLRSTSGGASGVVGTVGPGTTSWTDTAVAIGTAYSYAVVATDGSANSSAASAAAKATPIKVDIVVAADGSGDATSLVQVLGSTDPAIGSLPNNADYTTQGYRTILVKPGTYAGGVVSGNRYGVNVVGATGDPADVVLTAPGGAVATLTVSAPQWTLRDVTVQSVATAVGAQATAVQVKSGDKQVLDHVRLLGDKQTLLVSTANVTTYSRVYVTGSYLEGGADLILGRAVTVVDRSTIHVLDRPGASLTDSSIAAGSAYGFLIQDSRIVTDGAAGSIALGRPYSTTGTAQVVVRGPSSARGSTRPARGRTGTR; encoded by the coding sequence GTGATCCGGGACAGCTGGCTCGACGGCGGCATCGCCGTCGCGCAGCCCTGGACCGACTTCGCCCCCAACGTGTGGACCGACGGCCGCCTGGCCGAGCACCGGAACACCGGCCCCGCGGCGACGATCAACGACAAGCGCCCGCAGCTGAGCGCATCCGAGGCCCTCGCCCAGACGCCCGCCGCCTACCTCGGCGGCACGGACGGCTGGGACCCGACCGGCGCACCGGCCGAGGACGCGGCCCCCCTCGCGCCCGCGGGCCTCGTCGCCGCACCGGGTGCCGCGCAGGCGTCGCTGGACTGGGCGGAGAGCACCGAGTCCGACGTGCGCGCCTACCGCGTGTACCGCGACGGGCAGCTCGTCGCCACGACGGCCACCTCCTCCGCCACGGTCACCGGCCTCGTCAACGGCACCGCGTACGCCTTCACGGTGCGCGCGGTGGACGCGGCCGGCCAGGAGTCGCCCGCCTCGGCGAGCGCCTCGGCGACGCCGGCCCTGAAGGTCGACGCGACCGTGCACGCGGACGGCAGCGGCGACTACCCGACGCTGCAGAAGGCCGTGGACGCGGCCCCCGGCACCGGGGAGTGGGTCGTGAGCGTGGATCCCGGCACCTACGCCGGCACCACGACGGTCGCCACGTCCAACGTCGTGATCGTCGGATCCGGCGCGACCGCGGCCGACACCGTCCTCACGAACGGCACCGCGACCGCGACGCTCGGCATCACCGGCTCGAACATCACCGTGCGGAACCTCGCGATCGCGAACACGACGGCCACCGGCAACGCCCCCGCGGTGTCGATGACCGGCGACAAGGTGCTCCTCGCGGGCACCGCGATCTCGAGCGCCGCGGGCCGCGCGGTCTTCGCCGACACGTCGACCTACACGGTCGCCGCGCGGCAGATGATCACCGGATCCACCATCGCCGGCGGCAACGACGTGCTCCTCGGCCGCGGATCCCTCGTGGTCCACGACACGACGATCTCCGTCCGCACCAACGGCACCGTCCTCACCCCGAGCACGGCCGAGAACGCGAAGGGCTTCCTGCTCATCGGCAGCCGGGTCGACACGACCAGCGCGACGAACGTGCAGCTCGGCCGCCCGTACCGCGCCTGGGCCGACACGTTCACGCCGCGCTCGGTCGGCCAGGCCGTCGTGCGCGACACGGTGCTCGGATCCGGCGTGAAGACGAGCCAGCCCTGGGGCATCGGCCCGGCGAGCGAGCCGTGGACCCTCGGCCGCTTCGCCGAGCACGCGAACTCGGGCGAGGGCGCGAGCCAGAACGCCAACCGCCCGCAGCTCTCCCCCGCGGAGTCGCTCGGCGTCACGGTCGCGCAGTGGCTGGGTGCGCCCACGTGGTACCCGGCGGTCGCGGATCCCGCGGCCCCGGCCGACGTGACCGCCCCCGGCGCACCCGCCGACCTGGTCGTCACGGCCGGCGACGCCTCGGCATCGCTCGTCTGGACCGCGTCGACGGCCGCCGACATCGCCGGCCACCGCGTCTACCGGTCGACCACGAACCCGGTCGCGATCACGCCCGCGAACCTCGTCGGGACGGTCGGCACCGAGCCGTCCTTCACCGACTCCGGGCTCGCGAACCGCACGACGTACCACTACGCGGTCGTCGCGGTGGACGCGGTCGGCAACGCCTCGGCACCCGCCACGGCGGACGCCCGCCCCGTCGACACGGCGCCGCCCGCGGCACCCGTCGGCGTGGTCGCGACCGGCGCCGACGGCAAGGTCCTCCTCTCCTGGACCGCGAACGCCGACCCCGACATCGCCGGCTACGACGTGTACCGCGACGGCGAGAAGCTCACGGGCACCCCGCTCACGGCTCCCGCCTTCACCGACACGGGCCTCGTCAACGACACCGCGTACGCCTACACGGTGACCGCGAACGACGACACCGGCCTCGTGTCGGTGGCCTCCGCGGTCGCCACCGGCACCCCGCGCGCCGGCGACGCCGTGGCCCCCGCCGCGCCCGCGAGGGTCACGACCGAGCTCGGCCGCGGATCCGTGACCGTGCGCTGGACCGCGTCGCCCGACCAGGACGTGACCCGCTACGACGTGCTCCGCTCCACAAGCGGCGGCGCGTCCGGCGTGGTCGGCACCGTCGGACCCGGCACCACGAGCTGGACCGACACGGCCGTCGCGATCGGCACCGCGTACTCCTACGCGGTGGTCGCCACCGACGGCTCCGCCAACTCCTCCGCGGCCTCCGCGGCGGCGAAGGCGACGCCGATCAAGGTCGACATCGTGGTGGCGGCCGACGGCTCGGGCGACGCTACGAGCCTCGTGCAGGTGCTCGGATCCACCGACCCCGCCATCGGCTCGCTGCCGAACAACGCCGACTACACGACGCAGGGCTACCGGACGATCCTCGTGAAGCCCGGCACCTACGCGGGCGGCGTCGTCTCCGGCAACCGGTACGGCGTGAACGTGGTCGGCGCGACCGGCGATCCGGCCGACGTCGTGCTCACCGCGCCCGGCGGCGCCGTCGCCACGCTTACCGTCTCGGCCCCGCAGTGGACCCTCCGCGACGTGACCGTGCAGAGCGTCGCGACCGCGGTCGGCGCCCAGGCGACGGCCGTGCAGGTGAAGTCCGGCGACAAGCAGGTGCTCGACCACGTGCGCCTGCTCGGCGACAAGCAGACCCTGCTCGTCTCCACCGCCAACGTCACCACCTACAGCCGCGTCTACGTGACCGGCTCGTACCTCGAGGGCGGCGCCGACCTGATCCTCGGCCGCGCCGTCACCGTGGTCGACCGCAGCACGATCCACGTGCTCGACCGGCCGGGCGCCTCACTCACCGACTCGTCCATCGCGGCGGGCTCGGCGTACGGGTTCCTCATCCAGGACAGCCGCATCGTGACGGACGGCGCCGCCGGATCCATCGCGCTCGGCCGCCCGTACTCCACGACCGGCACGGCGCAGGTCGTGGTGCGGGGCCCGAGCTCGGCGAGGGGATCAACGCGGCCCGCCCGTGGAAGGACTGGGACGCGGTGA